In Paracoccus liaowanqingii, one DNA window encodes the following:
- a CDS encoding ABC transporter ATP-binding protein produces MARLQIRNLEKTYANAFKAVHGINLDVEDGEFMVLVGPSGCAKSTTLRMIAGLESISGGDVVIGDTVVNRLQPGKRGIAMVFQNYALYPHMKVRKNLSFGLRLQRASKAEIERRTADVARILEIEPLLDRLPKELSGGQAQRVALGRALIKEPKVFLFDEPLSNLDAKLRASMRVRITDLHRRLKEEGMSSTVIYVTHDQTEAMTMGDRICVMKDGRIMQVADPKTLYDRPANAFVAGFIGSPEMNLIEGRLDGATFRVGDQVLALPDELMARLRGWTGSATLGIRPQHLRLNTGSGLTGRVTGAEFMGHEVVLHLDVAGARMVAVLPSADYAALDRGAEVRLAPEPGTAHVFDGAGENVSLPVLN; encoded by the coding sequence ATGGCCCGTCTGCAAATCCGCAATCTTGAAAAGACCTATGCCAATGCCTTCAAGGCCGTCCACGGGATCAACCTGGATGTCGAGGATGGCGAGTTCATGGTGCTTGTCGGCCCCTCGGGCTGCGCGAAATCGACCACGCTGCGCATGATCGCGGGGCTGGAAAGCATCTCGGGCGGCGACGTGGTGATCGGCGACACGGTCGTCAATCGCCTGCAACCGGGCAAGCGCGGCATCGCGATGGTGTTCCAGAACTATGCGCTTTATCCGCATATGAAGGTCAGGAAGAACCTGTCCTTCGGCCTGCGCCTGCAGCGCGCCTCCAAGGCCGAGATCGAACGGCGCACCGCCGATGTCGCCCGCATCCTGGAGATCGAGCCGCTGCTGGACCGCCTGCCCAAGGAGCTGTCCGGCGGCCAGGCGCAGCGCGTGGCCCTGGGCCGCGCGCTGATCAAGGAGCCCAAGGTCTTCCTGTTCGACGAACCCTTGTCGAACCTGGACGCCAAGCTGCGCGCCTCGATGCGGGTGCGCATCACCGATCTGCACCGGCGGCTGAAGGAAGAGGGCATGTCCTCGACCGTCATCTATGTCACCCATGACCAGACCGAGGCGATGACCATGGGCGACCGCATCTGCGTGATGAAGGACGGCCGCATCATGCAAGTGGCCGATCCCAAGACGCTGTACGACCGCCCCGCCAACGCCTTCGTCGCGGGCTTCATCGGCAGCCCCGAGATGAACCTGATCGAGGGACGGCTGGACGGCGCAACCTTTCGCGTGGGCGACCAGGTGCTGGCGCTGCCGGACGAGTTGATGGCCCGCCTGCGCGGCTGGACGGGCTCTGCCACGCTTGGCATCCGCCCGCAGCATCTGCGGCTGAACACGGGGTCGGGCCTGACGGGCCGCGTGACGGGGGCCGAGTTCATGGGCCACGAGGTCGTGCTGCATCTGGACGTGGCGGGCGCGCGCATGGTCGCGGTGCTGCCCTCGGCCGATTACGCCGCACTGGATCGCGGCGCGGAAGTGCGGCTCGCCCCCGAACCGGGCACCGCGCATGTCTTTGACGGGGCAGGCGAGAATGTCTCGCTGCCCGTGCTGAACTGA
- a CDS encoding IS66 family transposase, translating into MNPLLDDGSEPLSPDALRRLAVDLSQRFGALEAQVADLRGELEKSELARAALQAENQVLRDEIARLKNLPPRPPFKPSGMEKATNRDLGKAAGTARRRGPKRDTDRVTREEVLRAEAPAGSRFKGYETLLVRELVMSAELVRYRRERWLTPEGNTIIAPLPAGLIGGFGANLRRFCLVLHAQGQVTTERLTSILNGIGMEISKRQVVRILTSRLEDFVAEDRSVLRTGLATAPFISVDDTGARHARRDGITTQIGGARFTVFRTGRSKSRLNFLSLLQAGGEDYVINDAAIEYMRRRKVAPEVVARLAGHPQTLFKSQMAWYDHLVRLPLDVFDRTLVREVSEAALWGAVRHHGLMENTVVVSDDAGQFRIANHALCWVHSERLLQKLMPKVPQQAKKLERIRDQVWALYQDLKHWKLTPTEADRPILAKRFDDIFGQRSGYKDLDQLLVRLHRRKNELLMVLERPEIPLHTNASENDLRACVTKRRISGGTMSADGREARDVMLGLMKTCRKLGISFFAYLGDRLGLNGPEKRVPFLPELVVVRPA; encoded by the coding sequence ATGAACCCGCTTTTGGATGATGGATCTGAGCCACTGTCCCCCGACGCCCTGCGTCGGCTCGCTGTGGATCTGTCGCAACGGTTTGGGGCGCTCGAGGCACAAGTCGCCGACTTGAGAGGCGAGCTCGAGAAATCCGAACTTGCCCGGGCTGCTCTCCAAGCTGAAAACCAAGTCTTGCGCGACGAGATTGCGCGGCTGAAGAACTTGCCACCGCGCCCCCCTTTCAAGCCGTCCGGCATGGAAAAGGCGACGAACCGTGACCTTGGCAAGGCAGCAGGGACGGCTCGGCGAAGGGGACCCAAGCGCGACACGGACCGTGTCACGCGTGAAGAGGTGCTGAGAGCCGAGGCTCCGGCAGGATCACGCTTCAAGGGCTATGAAACTCTTCTGGTTCGCGAGCTGGTCATGTCTGCCGAACTTGTCCGCTATCGGCGGGAGCGGTGGCTAACGCCGGAGGGCAACACAATCATTGCGCCATTGCCGGCGGGATTGATCGGCGGCTTTGGTGCTAACCTGCGCCGGTTCTGTCTTGTCCTTCATGCCCAAGGGCAAGTCACGACGGAGCGGTTGACCTCGATCCTGAACGGGATCGGCATGGAGATCTCCAAGCGGCAGGTCGTGCGGATCCTGACCAGCCGTCTCGAGGATTTCGTGGCGGAAGATCGGTCGGTTTTGAGGACCGGTTTGGCGACAGCACCTTTCATCAGCGTGGATGACACTGGCGCCCGCCATGCCCGCCGCGACGGGATCACGACGCAGATTGGCGGGGCCCGCTTTACCGTGTTTCGGACAGGCCGCTCGAAGTCACGATTGAACTTTCTATCTTTGCTCCAGGCCGGTGGCGAGGATTACGTCATCAACGACGCAGCGATTGAATACATGCGCCGTCGCAAAGTGGCGCCGGAGGTGGTGGCCAGGCTCGCCGGCCACCCCCAGACCTTATTTAAATCACAGATGGCCTGGTATGATCATCTGGTGAGGCTTCCCCTGGATGTCTTCGACCGCACTCTGGTGCGCGAGGTCAGTGAGGCGGCCCTTTGGGGCGCGGTGCGCCATCACGGGTTGATGGAGAACACAGTGGTCGTGTCCGACGATGCCGGACAGTTCCGTATCGCCAATCATGCCCTGTGCTGGGTCCATTCCGAGCGGTTGCTGCAAAAGCTGATGCCCAAGGTGCCGCAACAGGCCAAAAAGCTGGAACGAATACGGGATCAGGTTTGGGCGCTCTACCAGGATCTGAAGCACTGGAAGCTCACTCCCACAGAGGCGGACCGCCCCATCCTTGCCAAGCGCTTCGACGACATCTTCGGGCAGCGCAGTGGCTACAAGGATCTGGATCAGCTGCTGGTCCGGCTGCACAGGCGGAAGAATGAGCTGCTGATGGTGCTGGAGCGCCCCGAGATCCCGCTCCACACCAATGCGTCCGAAAACGATCTACGCGCCTGCGTAACCAAGCGTCGCATCTCGGGCGGCACCATGAGTGCTGATGGCCGCGAGGCCCGTGACGTCATGCTCGGGTTGATGAAGACCTGCCGAAAGCTCGGCATCTCCTTCTTCGCCTATCTGGGTGACCGGCTCGGCCTCAATGGGCCAGAGAAGCGCGTCCCGTTCCTTCCGGAACTCGTCGTCGTTCGGCCCGCCTGA
- the pglA gene encoding polygalacturonase PglA: MDMDIVAATPRAVALRLAVPGGLYHLPAPLDWRVTGPGLDRRGTTNRVVTPFHDLPPGTALRIEVAGFAALTLTTPPCAGTVTLDDPGRAQALLDALPDGGTLIVPPGRWQVAPLLIGSHRHLYLAVGAELAAPDTRDGWPILTAAQGGSWEGLPEACHRALLTALDACDISIAGPGRVDGGGARGDWWSWPKETRHGARRARLLHLVGCRDVTVLGPTFVNAPSWTLHPCHSQRLIFAALRVENPPDSPNTDGLNPESCTDVTIEGVHFTTGDDCIAIKAGKRTDDGNGDHLAPTRDIRIRHCRMERGHGGVVIGSEMSGGVTDVQVSRCEMQDTDRGLRIKTRRGRGGEVARISMTDCHLDGVETVLAINAHYACDHDGHSAAVQSRDPQLVGPLTPRIRDITLTRIRADRVRLAFVACLGLPEQPVTGVAIRDVAVNFAPAAPAVPLMADGLRAVSAAGILSEHCVLTTDADLPSGPLTAKDFAPC, from the coding sequence ATGGACATGGACATCGTGGCCGCGACGCCGCGCGCGGTCGCCCTGCGACTGGCGGTGCCGGGTGGTCTGTATCATCTGCCCGCGCCGCTGGACTGGCGCGTGACCGGGCCGGGTCTGGACCGGCGCGGCACCACTAACCGCGTGGTCACGCCCTTTCACGACCTGCCCCCCGGAACCGCCCTGCGGATCGAGGTGGCGGGCTTTGCGGCCCTGACCCTGACCACGCCGCCCTGCGCGGGCACGGTCACGCTGGATGATCCGGGGCGTGCGCAGGCCCTGCTGGACGCGCTGCCCGATGGCGGCACGCTGATCGTGCCGCCGGGCCGCTGGCAGGTGGCGCCGCTGCTGATCGGGTCCCACCGTCACCTCTATCTGGCGGTGGGCGCCGAGCTGGCCGCCCCCGACACGCGTGACGGCTGGCCGATCCTGACCGCGGCGCAGGGGGGCAGCTGGGAAGGCCTGCCCGAGGCCTGCCACCGCGCGCTTCTGACCGCGCTGGACGCTTGCGACATCTCCATCGCCGGTCCGGGCCGGGTAGATGGGGGTGGCGCGCGCGGCGACTGGTGGTCCTGGCCCAAGGAGACGCGCCATGGCGCGCGCCGTGCGCGGCTGCTGCATCTGGTCGGTTGCCGGGACGTGACCGTGCTGGGCCCGACCTTCGTCAATGCGCCCAGCTGGACCCTGCATCCCTGCCACTCGCAGCGCCTGATCTTTGCCGCGCTCAGGGTCGAGAACCCGCCCGACAGCCCGAACACGGACGGTCTGAACCCCGAAAGCTGCACCGATGTCACCATCGAGGGCGTGCATTTCACGACCGGCGACGACTGCATCGCCATCAAGGCGGGCAAGCGGACGGATGACGGGAACGGCGACCACTTGGCCCCCACCCGCGACATCCGCATCCGCCATTGCCGGATGGAGCGCGGCCATGGCGGCGTCGTCATCGGGTCCGAGATGTCGGGCGGCGTCACCGATGTCCAGGTCAGCCGGTGCGAGATGCAGGACACCGACCGTGGCCTGCGCATCAAGACCCGGCGCGGGCGCGGCGGAGAGGTCGCGCGCATCTCCATGACCGACTGCCATCTGGACGGGGTCGAGACGGTGCTGGCCATCAACGCCCATTACGCTTGCGACCATGACGGCCACAGCGCCGCCGTGCAGTCGCGCGACCCGCAGCTGGTGGGGCCGCTGACGCCCCGCATCCGGGACATCACCCTGACGCGCATCCGCGCCGACCGCGTGCGGCTGGCCTTCGTCGCCTGCCTGGGCCTGCCGGAACAGCCGGTGACGGGCGTGGCGATCCGCGATGTCGCGGTCAACTTCGCCCCCGCCGCCCCGGCGGTGCCGCTGATGGCCGACGGGCTGCGCGCGGTCAGCGCCGCGGGAATTCTGTCCGAACATTGCGTTCTGACCACCGATGCCGACCTGCCCTCGGGCCCTCTGACAGCCAAGGATTTCGCCCCATGCTAG
- a CDS encoding helix-turn-helix transcriptional regulator, translated as MDETEQPLMPAAVLAGIPPRALDLTLTRSAIRMQHSHSWSIDKVNAVHDLVICLEGTGDYILQGERIRLTPGMAMLIPGNTRFQGSNPDPARIYTGLAQHFRLELFGHHDLLGRMRFRRVVRLSRWPMLEPLVRHYRASAPAGSTTLAMHHAFMVMLTEFIDDAFIAWTTPGDTGLDDSVGLSMAITVAAAQIAADCLQPGLSERVVAAAPYNPDYFRREFRRSLGSTPAKYQEFKRMETGMQFLETGCSVAETAHRLGFADAYYFSRLFKRHIGISPRGWQDQVRLRRDGQWPRGQEDGQVIYPLRPGKACGTG; from the coding sequence ATGGACGAAACCGAACAGCCCCTGATGCCCGCCGCCGTGCTGGCCGGCATCCCGCCCCGTGCGCTGGACCTGACGCTGACCCGTTCGGCGATCCGCATGCAGCATTCGCACAGCTGGTCCATCGACAAGGTGAACGCGGTCCACGACCTGGTCATCTGCCTCGAGGGAACGGGCGACTACATCCTGCAGGGCGAACGCATCCGCCTGACCCCCGGCATGGCCATGCTGATCCCCGGCAACACCCGGTTCCAGGGCAGCAATCCCGACCCCGCCCGGATCTATACAGGCCTCGCGCAGCATTTCCGGCTGGAGCTGTTCGGTCATCACGACCTTCTGGGCCGCATGCGCTTTCGCCGCGTGGTCCGCCTGTCACGCTGGCCGATGCTGGAGCCGCTGGTCCGCCACTACCGCGCCAGCGCGCCCGCCGGATCGACCACCCTGGCCATGCACCATGCCTTCATGGTGATGCTGACCGAGTTCATCGACGACGCCTTCATCGCCTGGACCACGCCCGGCGACACGGGGCTGGACGACAGCGTGGGCCTGTCCATGGCCATCACCGTCGCCGCCGCGCAGATCGCCGCCGACTGCCTGCAGCCCGGACTGTCCGAGCGCGTGGTGGCCGCCGCCCCCTACAATCCCGACTACTTCCGCCGGGAGTTCCGTCGCAGCCTGGGCAGCACCCCGGCCAAGTACCAGGAGTTCAAGCGGATGGAGACGGGCATGCAGTTCCTCGAGACCGGCTGTTCGGTGGCCGAGACCGCGCATCGCTTGGGCTTCGCCGATGCCTATTACTTCTCGCGCCTCTTCAAGCGCCATATCGGCATCAGCCCGCGCGGCTGGCAGGACCAGGTCCGCCTGCGCCGCGACGGCCAATGGCCCCGCGGGCAGGAGGACGGCCAGGTCATCTATCCCCTGCGGCCGGGCAAGGCGTGCGGGACGGGCTGA
- a CDS encoding glycoside hydrolase family 88/105 protein gives MLDYFDAFATRYRPYKGGAWCYEDGCIYRGLQLLSEATGEARWRDHLLRLAQAQVAPDGTLSGYDPLEYNIDNILAGRVLFALDRWTGDPRWMRAARQLGTQLADHPRTAGGSYWHKKIYPCQIWLDGLYMGLPFQIELGRHLGDQRLVQDALAQLREAMALTARPDGLYAHGCDTSRAQDWADKATGQSASAWARALGWQAMALVDSAALTGLQTFAAAGLEAPTRDLLARIAVLQRDDGGWLQVIDQPDLAGNYTESSASAMFAYALNGAVGLAPAGAPEAAARALRFLEGRLRHDGQGAGFGGICLVAGLGGFSGVYRDGTPAYYLTEPVVADDAKGTGPLMMAAAQAMMAATERSTRVASVG, from the coding sequence ATGCTAGACTATTTCGACGCCTTCGCGACGCGCTACCGGCCCTACAAGGGGGGCGCATGGTGCTATGAGGACGGCTGCATCTATCGCGGGCTGCAGCTTCTGTCCGAGGCGACGGGCGAGGCGCGCTGGCGGGACCATCTGCTGCGGCTGGCCCAGGCTCAGGTGGCGCCCGACGGCACCCTGTCGGGCTATGATCCACTGGAGTACAACATCGACAACATCCTGGCCGGGCGGGTGCTGTTCGCGCTGGACCGCTGGACCGGCGATCCGCGCTGGATGCGCGCGGCGCGGCAGCTGGGCACGCAGCTGGCGGATCACCCGCGCACGGCGGGCGGCAGCTACTGGCACAAGAAGATCTATCCCTGCCAGATCTGGCTGGACGGACTGTACATGGGCCTGCCCTTCCAGATCGAGCTGGGCCGGCACCTGGGCGACCAGCGGCTGGTGCAGGATGCCTTGGCGCAGCTGCGCGAGGCGATGGCGCTGACGGCGCGGCCCGACGGGCTCTATGCACATGGCTGCGACACGTCGCGGGCGCAGGACTGGGCCGACAAGGCGACGGGGCAGTCGGCCTCGGCCTGGGCGCGGGCCTTGGGCTGGCAGGCGATGGCGCTGGTGGATAGCGCCGCGCTGACCGGCCTGCAGACCTTCGCCGCAGCCGGGCTGGAGGCGCCGACCCGCGACCTGCTGGCCCGCATCGCGGTCCTGCAGCGCGACGACGGCGGCTGGCTGCAGGTGATCGACCAGCCGGATCTGGCAGGGAACTATACCGAGAGCTCGGCCTCGGCGATGTTCGCCTATGCGCTGAACGGCGCCGTCGGGCTTGCCCCCGCGGGGGCTCCGGAAGCTGCGGCACGGGCGCTGCGGTTCCTGGAGGGACGGCTGCGCCATGACGGGCAGGGCGCGGGCTTTGGCGGTATCTGCCTGGTCGCGGGCCTGGGCGGATTTTCCGGCGTCTATCGCGACGGAACCCCGGCCTACTACCTGACCGAGCCGGTCGTGGCCGACGACGCCAAGGGCACCGGCCCGCTGATGATGGCCGCCGCGCAGGCGATGATGGCGGCGACGGAGCGATCCACCCGGGTCGCCTCGGTGGGGTAG
- a CDS encoding IS256 family transposase has translation MEDDITITPLHQPGSVVDPLTEIARDGARQMLAAALRAEAASFVAQFAEERLPDGRQRVVHHGTGPERNIQTGIGPIPVQRQKVRDRAADAPPEDKIRFNSRILPKWARRSPSLDALLPVLYLRGVSTGDFQEALSALVGPDAPNLSPGAISRLTGEWQAEHDRWQRRNLSARRYVYVWADGVYLQARMEPQAECMLVIIGATPEGKKELLGFQVGVRESAQSWHELLVDLRARGLSAPPDLAVGDGALGFWKALDEIFPDTRHQRCWTHKVSNVLNKLPKSMHPAVKTDLREIWQAATRAAAETAVNTFVEKYGVKYEKAVACLTKDREALLAFYDFPAAHWDHLRTSNPIESVFATVRHRTVRTKGALSQKTAKLMVFKLVQAAAKKWRRLKGANQLPLVVEGVKFTDGVAEQDANESRAA, from the coding sequence TTGGAAGATGATATCACGATCACCCCGCTTCACCAGCCCGGATCTGTCGTTGATCCACTCACCGAGATTGCACGCGACGGCGCCCGGCAGATGCTGGCAGCGGCACTCAGGGCTGAGGCCGCGAGTTTTGTCGCGCAGTTTGCTGAGGAGCGCCTGCCCGATGGCAGGCAGCGCGTTGTCCACCACGGCACCGGCCCTGAGCGGAACATCCAGACCGGGATCGGCCCTATCCCGGTGCAGAGACAGAAGGTGCGCGACCGGGCAGCTGATGCGCCGCCGGAGGACAAGATCCGGTTCAATTCGCGCATTCTTCCGAAGTGGGCGCGCCGTTCGCCTAGCCTTGATGCTCTGCTTCCGGTCCTCTACTTGCGCGGCGTCTCGACTGGAGACTTCCAGGAGGCTCTGAGCGCGCTGGTCGGTCCGGATGCGCCCAACCTGTCGCCAGGAGCGATCTCGCGGCTCACGGGCGAGTGGCAAGCAGAACATGACCGCTGGCAACGCCGAAACCTCTCGGCCCGGCGCTACGTCTATGTCTGGGCCGACGGCGTGTATCTGCAGGCCCGGATGGAGCCGCAGGCCGAGTGCATGCTGGTGATCATCGGGGCGACGCCGGAAGGGAAGAAGGAGCTGCTGGGGTTCCAGGTTGGGGTCCGCGAGAGCGCGCAGAGCTGGCATGAACTGCTGGTCGACCTCAGGGCCCGCGGCCTCTCGGCGCCACCGGACCTCGCGGTCGGAGATGGTGCCCTTGGCTTCTGGAAGGCGCTGGATGAGATCTTCCCCGACACGCGCCACCAACGCTGTTGGACCCACAAGGTGTCCAACGTCCTGAACAAGCTTCCGAAGTCGATGCACCCGGCGGTGAAGACTGACCTGCGGGAGATCTGGCAAGCCGCGACCCGCGCGGCGGCAGAGACCGCCGTCAATACCTTCGTCGAGAAGTATGGCGTGAAATACGAGAAAGCCGTCGCCTGCCTGACCAAGGATCGAGAGGCACTGCTGGCCTTCTACGACTTCCCGGCCGCTCACTGGGACCACCTGCGCACGTCCAACCCGATCGAGAGCGTCTTCGCGACCGTCCGCCATCGCACCGTCCGAACCAAAGGCGCGTTGTCTCAGAAGACAGCGAAGCTGATGGTGTTCAAGCTGGTTCAGGCCGCAGCGAAGAAATGGCGACGACTGAAGGGCGCAAACCAGTTGCCTCTCGTCGTCGAAGGCGTCAAGTTCACTGACGGTGTCGCCGAGCAGGACGCCAACGAAAGCCGCGCCGCTTGA
- a CDS encoding carbohydrate ABC transporter permease encodes MESPRIGLAYLAPYLIGLLVFTAIPFLGSLYLSFTDYNLIQSPVWSGMDNFRELMNDRTFMRSLRVTLLYVFITVPLKLAFALFIAVILNYRLRAIGFFRTAYYVPSILGGSIAIAVLWRYIFADAGLVNMVLTGIGLEPVNWFGDPVNALFTISLLRTWQFGSAMVIFLAALQAVDKSLYEAAAIDGANKWHSFVHITLPLITPVIFFNLIMQMVQAFQEFNGPYIITGGGPLKSTYLLPLYIYDEAFKNFNMGYASAIAWVLFLIIMVLTVVAFWSSKKWVYYAGDKRS; translated from the coding sequence ATGGAAAGCCCGCGCATCGGACTGGCCTATCTGGCCCCCTATCTGATCGGACTGCTGGTCTTTACCGCGATCCCCTTCCTGGGCTCGCTGTATCTCAGCTTTACCGACTACAACCTGATCCAGTCGCCGGTCTGGTCCGGGATGGACAATTTCCGAGAGCTGATGAACGACCGCACCTTCATGCGGTCGCTGCGGGTGACGCTGCTCTACGTGTTCATCACGGTGCCCCTGAAGCTGGCCTTCGCGCTGTTCATCGCGGTGATCCTGAACTATCGCCTGCGCGCCATCGGGTTCTTCCGCACCGCCTATTACGTGCCCTCGATCCTGGGCGGGTCCATCGCGATCGCGGTGCTGTGGCGCTACATCTTCGCGGATGCGGGGCTGGTGAACATGGTGCTGACCGGCATCGGGCTGGAGCCCGTGAACTGGTTCGGCGATCCGGTCAACGCGCTGTTCACCATCAGCCTGCTGCGCACATGGCAGTTCGGGTCTGCGATGGTGATCTTCCTGGCCGCCCTGCAGGCAGTGGACAAGTCGCTCTACGAGGCGGCGGCCATCGACGGCGCGAACAAGTGGCACAGCTTCGTCCACATCACCCTGCCGCTGATCACGCCGGTCATCTTCTTCAACCTGATCATGCAGATGGTCCAGGCGTTCCAGGAGTTCAACGGACCCTACATCATCACCGGGGGCGGGCCGCTGAAATCGACCTATCTGCTGCCGCTCTACATCTATGACGAGGCCTTCAAGAACTTCAACATGGGCTATGCCTCGGCCATAGCCTGGGTGCTGTTCCTGATCATCATGGTGCTGACCGTGGTCGCGTTCTGGTCCTCGAAGAAGTGGGTCTATTACGCCGGCGACAAGAGGAGCTGA
- a CDS encoding ABC transporter substrate-binding protein, protein MKLLTTTILTTGLLAGAVQADELRMSWWGGDARHAQTQEALQVCGTKHGHQVAAEFTGWAGHQERITTQIAGRTEADIMQINWPWLPLFSRDGTGFADLRDFSDIIDLSQWTEEQLAGGEMNGVLNGLPVAETGRVYFFNKTVFDAAGLPLPTNWDEVRTATGQLGEGVLPFEAQGLNAIFLVSTTVTQMTGKDLIDAQTTTVAWTPEELAEGIRFYLSLVDDGAIRSWQQVAGEGNIELFEMRPWADGRIAGTYEWDSAYAKYADPLGDQDLVPVPILQVDGAVNDGTYRKPSMLLAISARSENPQAAAQIIDCLMNDPEAVDILGDSRGLPASRAASERLAAEGGIDPNVAAAHDLVLAGNGPVPSPLNEHPKVREIFGDYLEAAAYGQIEPEDAALEMIDEMNRAIRSFR, encoded by the coding sequence ATGAAACTGCTGACAACGACGATCCTGACGACCGGCCTGCTGGCGGGCGCCGTGCAGGCGGACGAGCTGCGCATGTCCTGGTGGGGGGGCGATGCCCGCCACGCGCAGACGCAGGAAGCGCTGCAAGTGTGCGGCACCAAGCACGGCCACCAGGTCGCCGCCGAGTTCACCGGATGGGCGGGCCATCAGGAGCGCATCACCACCCAGATCGCCGGCCGGACCGAGGCCGACATCATGCAGATCAACTGGCCCTGGCTGCCGCTGTTTTCCCGCGACGGCACGGGGTTCGCGGACCTGCGCGACTTCTCGGACATCATCGACCTCTCGCAATGGACCGAGGAGCAGCTGGCCGGGGGCGAGATGAACGGCGTCCTGAACGGCTTGCCCGTGGCCGAGACGGGGCGGGTCTATTTCTTCAACAAGACCGTCTTCGACGCCGCGGGCCTGCCCCTTCCCACCAATTGGGACGAGGTCCGCACGGCCACCGGCCAGCTGGGCGAGGGCGTGCTGCCCTTCGAGGCGCAGGGGCTGAACGCGATCTTCCTGGTGTCGACCACCGTCACCCAGATGACCGGCAAGGACCTGATCGACGCCCAGACCACGACCGTCGCCTGGACCCCCGAGGAGCTGGCCGAAGGTATCCGCTTCTACCTGTCGCTGGTCGATGATGGTGCGATCCGCAGCTGGCAGCAGGTCGCCGGCGAGGGCAATATCGAGCTGTTCGAGATGCGCCCCTGGGCCGATGGCCGCATCGCGGGCACCTATGAGTGGGATTCGGCCTATGCCAAATATGCCGATCCGTTGGGCGATCAGGACCTGGTGCCGGTGCCGATCCTGCAGGTGGATGGCGCGGTGAACGACGGCACCTATCGCAAGCCCTCGATGCTGCTGGCGATCTCCGCCCGGTCCGAGAACCCGCAGGCGGCGGCGCAGATCATCGACTGCCTGATGAACGACCCCGAGGCGGTCGACATCCTGGGGGATTCGCGCGGCCTGCCCGCCAGCCGCGCGGCATCCGAGCGTCTGGCCGCCGAGGGGGGGATCGATCCGAACGTCGCCGCCGCCCATGATCTGGTGCTGGCGGGCAACGGCCCCGTGCCCTCGCCCCTGAACGAGCATCCCAAGGTGCGCGAGATCTTCGGCGATTACCTGGAGGCCGCCGCTTACGGCCAGATCGAGCCCGAGGATGCGGCGCTGGAGATGATCGACGAGATGAACCGCGCGATCCGCAGCTTTCGCTGA
- a CDS encoding carbohydrate ABC transporter permease: MTDIATAIPATAAPAHEVRAARLSAFIRYTLLTVVGLIMLYPLIWLIGASFKTNSEIFGSIGFIPREPTLEGYVKGWETSTPYTFGRFFWNTFLIILPKTIFTAISCALVAYGFARFEFPFKRFFFATLIATLLLPNVVTRIPQYILFRDLGWLDTYLPLWVPSAFAGDAFFVFMLVQFLRAIPRDMEEAARVDGANSFQTLIHIVVPMLLPALISVMLFQFMWTMNDFLGPLIYLSSVEKFPVSLALKLSIDTTEAFDWNRILAMSVLALLPALIVFFMAQKYFIEGISAGGVKG; the protein is encoded by the coding sequence ATGACCGATATCGCAACCGCCATCCCCGCCACTGCCGCGCCCGCCCACGAGGTCCGCGCCGCCCGCCTGTCCGCCTTCATCCGCTACACGCTGCTGACGGTGGTGGGGCTGATCATGCTCTATCCGCTGATCTGGCTGATCGGGGCGTCCTTCAAGACCAATTCCGAGATCTTCGGATCCATCGGCTTCATCCCCCGCGAGCCCACGCTGGAGGGTTACGTGAAGGGGTGGGAGACCTCGACCCCCTACACCTTCGGGCGGTTCTTCTGGAACACCTTCCTGATCATCCTGCCCAAGACCATCTTTACCGCGATCTCCTGCGCGCTGGTGGCCTACGGGTTCGCGCGCTTCGAGTTTCCGTTCAAGCGGTTCTTCTTCGCGACCCTGATCGCCACGCTGCTGCTGCCGAACGTCGTCACCCGCATCCCGCAATACATCCTGTTCCGGGACCTGGGCTGGCTGGATACCTATTTGCCGCTCTGGGTGCCCTCGGCCTTCGCGGGGGATGCGTTCTTCGTCTTCATGCTGGTCCAGTTCCTGCGCGCCATCCCGCGCGACATGGAGGAGGCCGCCCGCGTCGACGGCGCGAACAGCTTCCAGACGCTGATCCATATCGTCGTGCCCATGCTGCTGCCGGCGCTGATCTCGGTCATGCTGTTCCAGTTCATGTGGACGATGAACGACTTCCTCGGGCCGCTGATCTACCTGTCCTCGGTCGAGAAGTTCCCCGTCAGCCTGGCGCTGAAACTGTCGATCGACACGACCGAGGCGTTCGACTGGAACCGCATCCTGGCGATGTCGGTCCTGGCGCTGCTGCCCGCGCTGATCGTGTTCTTCATGGCTCAGAAATACTTCATCGAAGGCATCTCTGCCGGTGGGGTGAAAGGATAA